The genomic region TCTTTTGGATACGCATGTATTTCTATGGTTTGCTTCCGACGATATAAAGCTGTCGCCCGTCGCTAAAGAAATCATCGAGAACGGTAAAAACAATATATATCTAAGTTCTGCTTCAGTATGGGAATTAAGTATAAAAATAATTATAGGCAAATTAAAATTAAAAAAAGACCTGAATAAATTTATTGCTGAAAATATAGCCAGATACGCATATATTCCGCTTCCAGTAACTATCCCGCATGCCCTTGAAATTTCAAAACTTCCCGAAATTCATAAAGACCCTTTTGACAGAATGTTAGTAGCTCAGGCATTAGCTGAAAAAATGAAGATAATTACGTCAGACAGCTATATAAGGAAATATAACGTAAAAACGGCTTGGTAAAATAAAGAAAATTCTGTAAAATATTGCCGCATTTTTTTCGTAAAACTTCTTTTGTGTATTTCGGTTTCAACTGTTACAGGTTAATCCTCTCTTTATTTTTATTAAATTATTTTATGTTTATAAAAAACAATTGAAAAGATATAAGAAAAATGTGTGGAAAAAACAGAAAAAGGCTTCATTAATAATATCTTTATTTTGATTATGTTTGATGTTTATTATATTCGTTATTTTTTATATGTTTATGTTGTATATACTTAAGGTTTTTTATAATAATATTAATTGGATTAAATTAATTATAATTAAATTAATTGTAATTATAAAAATAATTGCATTTTTTTTTATGTACTAATTCTATTACTTGCCATAACAGATTGTCGAGTAGTTTTTATTGTATTAACCCCTAATTGACTGGAATAAAATTAGACACTATAATTAAGTCAATAGGAGGGTAAAAAATGGGATTAAATTTAACTAACATTGCCGAGAAGTCCCCGTCCGTGAGAGCGGAGATGTAAGGCAATACAAAATATTATTTGTTGTTCGTTATTATTTTTTTTGTTTGATATTATATTTCAGTTATGCTATACTTATACATATGAGATATAACACAAACAAAGGCAATCATTCGGTATATTGTCTTCAGTTCCATTATGTAGCCTGTGTAAAATACAGGAGAAAAATACTGACTGGAAAAATATCGGAAAGACTGAAAGAAATAAATAAAAGCGTAGCCGAGCATTTCGGCATAGATATAATTGAACAGGAAACAGACAAAGACCATTTACATATATTATTTTCAAGCAAGCCGCAAATAGAAATTAGCAAATTCGTAAACAGCTTAAAGTCTGTTTCGGCAAGATTGTTATTTCGTGAATTTTCCGAAATAAAGAAACAATTATGGAACGGTCATTTATGGAGTCCTTCTTATTTTCTTGCTACAACGGGACAAGTAACGCTTGATATACTAAAAAAATACGTAGAGTCGCAAAATGCTAAAGACTTATAAATATAGGTTATATCCTACCAAGAAACAAACTGAAAAATTAGACTGGACGCTTGAGACTTGCCGTATTCTTTATAATTCCTGCCTTGTCGATAGAAACCGCCATTACGAAGAAACAGGTAAAGGATTATCAAGAATAGACCAGCAAAAGATACTTGTAAAAGATAAGAAAAATATCGAATACTTAAAAAATATCCACTCCCAAGTATTGCAGGATGTCCTTTTCAGAGTTGAAAAAGCTTATCAAAACTTCTTTCGCCGCCTCAGAGCCAAAAACGGCACCACCGCAGGAGGCAGCGGAGCTCACGCAGGTTATCCCCGCTTTAAAAATCAAGGCAGATACGTCTCTATAACATATACTCAGTCCGGCTTTGCTATCATAGATAATAAACTCAAATTATCCAAAATCGGACATATCAGACTTAAACTGCATCGCAATATTGACGGCACAATTAAGACCTGTAATATCAAAAAAGAGATAGACCGCTGGTATATCTGCTTATCGGTTGAGTATGATATTAAAGTCGTTAAGAATACCATTATAACTAAACATGTCGGCATAGATGCCGGCATTAAATCTTTTGCAGTTCTATCAAACGGTAAGACGATAGACAATCCTAAACATTTGCGTAAATCCGAAGAAAAGCTTATCAAAATACAAAAACGATTATCAAATAAGAAAAAAGGTTCAAATAACCGCAAGAAAGCAAAAGTTATATTAGCTAAAATTCATAAGAAAATATCTAATCAGCGCAATGATTTTCAGCATAAAGAATCAAGAAAAATAATTAATACTTACAACGCAATAGGCGTAGAAGATTTGCAAATTAAGAATATGGTCAAAAATCATAAACTATCTAAATCAATATCTGACGCAGGCTGGGGACAGTTCCTTTCATACATAAAATATAAAGCGGAAGAAGCTGGTAAGTTATTTATGAAAGTAAATCCCCGCAATACATCTAAAGAATGTCATATATGCGGATATATCTATAAGGATATGACATTATCAGTAAGAAACTGGACTTGTCCTATTTGCAATACCGAACATGACAGAGATGTAAACGCCGCCTGTAATGTAGATAAAATAATGTTAGAAAAAATACGGCAGGAACTGCCGGAATATACGCTTGCGGAAACGGGCTCTATGGATGACATCGTAGATAGCAATATCTACGCACTAAAAAGTATCCCGTCGTTGAAGCAAGAAGCTTCGTCCGTAAGGGCGAGGTAGTTCACGAATAAAATTCTCGGACGACGATAAGATTAAAATCTTGCAGGGAATATAAGTGTATGCCATCTATATAGCATAAAAAGCAGAGGAGATAAAAATTTTATAAAAAGTAAAAATATATTGACAATATTAGTATTTTATGACAAATTATATAGAAATATAAATTTATAATAAATAGACCATAAACGAAGAGAAAATCAACGCTTCGGTTAAATATATAAATTTAAGGTTGATTGAAACTTTTAAAACACGGAGGACAGCTCTTCTACCCTGTATAAATATGGGAGTATCTATATGAGGGTATCTGAGCTATAATTTTTTATGAAAAAAAAATTATTGATTTTTATGTTTATTATTTTAGCCGTATCTGCCGCCGCAGCATCTTTTATCGGTTTTAACAGCATCAATGCTTATGCCGCAGTAGGAAATACTTATAAACAGATGCAAAAAAAATATCGTATGAAAAGAATTCCGCTGAACACATTGTATTTTTATCAGAATGAGCTTGAGCAATATAATTATAAAAATTCGGGAATTAAAGCGTATGAATATACTTTCAATAAAGTAAAATATGAAGCGGTATTTAACACAGGCGGCGTGTGCTGGCTGGAATTTGCGGTTTCTAATAATTCTACGGTTATACCGTTAAGCCAGCTGATTCAAAAAAATTTGTACGGATATCCGATACTATTCAGAACGCTCAGATATGTTCCAAATGAATATGAAAAACTTCAATATGGCAGAGATGTTGGCAAGGTTATCTATATTATGCAGTATATTTATCAGGATAACGATATTTTACAGGAAGCAGTTATGCCTTCAATGTCTCCCAACGGCAACTACTAGTAGTATATGAATTTAAATATTCTTAAAAATGGAAAAGGCTTTAGTTTGCTGGAAATAGTAATTACTATTATAATACTCGGCATATCTTTAACTGCTATACTGGAGAGTTTTATAGCAGGTTCTGCAGCAAGCGTACGGATTGCGAATGAAATTACCGCAACAAATTTGGCTAAACAATATATGGCTGATTTAAATTACTGCAGTGAGGGCGGCAGCGTCATAAATACAGCAGGCAACACAAACGGCGTATGCAGCAATTTTAATGCGGCGTCATCGAAGGGTGGTAGCAGTGGCAGTATATGGAGTAAAGGTGCAACAATAGACAGCTATATTTTCCAGTCTCCTCAGGTCCAGCAAATTAACAATGAATGTTTTTATACCGCTTTTTATCCGAGCGGCACAAATGAATATCCGACGCAGTATATAACTTTAAATGACCCGACGGGCTTTAATTCAGGCGATGTTACTATAAATCCATCCCCTATTTCTTCACCTGTACAGCCTCAAGCCGATACCAGTTATATTTTATTAGCCGTCGTAAAAACAGAATGGTTTAATAATAACGTTGACGGCGGAAATTGCACATCTTCTTTTAATCCGTCCGCAGACGCTAATTATCCCAGCGTTACGCTTACAATGATTTTCACAAATTATTATAATACCAATACCGGCGGTTAATGTACTTAGACAGTTAAATTAATGGAGGAAAATACCAAAATGTTAAGAAAAAGAAAAAAAATATTATTGGTAGCCGGTCTAATTTCTCTCATATCTACCGGTCTTGTAGGTTGTGGTCAGCAGCCGTCTCCGTCATCACCTCCGCCGGCTGCTGGTGGTAATTCTGCAAACAATGTATGTGCCCAGAAGACAACTAATAACATCGCAATATCAACATCATGCTCTGCGCAGTTTACGATAACCGCTGTTAATCCGAGCGATAAGAATAGCGGCGAGCAGAGAAGCGTGACGAGCGGATTTTCTACTATTATAGATAATCCTCAAAATTAGCAATAAATTTATATTATTTACAAAAAATATGGAAAAACTATAATTATAATATTACCTACCATTGCCGATATAATTACTCGTCCGTAAGGGCATGGTAGCAGTCTATGCGAATAGATTATAAAGAACCTCTAAAGAAGTAAGAAGAAGGAATTTTAAAATATGAATCTGACGAAAAGAATTTTAGAGCAATCCGAACATAAAAAAGATAAAAAAACATTGAAAATATCTGAAGATTTTCACAAGAACTACAAAGAGCAGACAAAAAAAGATAATATATTTAGAAACGGCATGTACATTAATAATAGCGGATTTACGCTCATAGAATTAGTTATGACAATCCTGCTGACAGGCATAATGGCTGTCGGATTATATCAGGTAATAATGTTTGGAATAAACAATTATGTATCTAATGAAAATTCACTTTATATGAGTAATTCTCTTAGCAATGCAAGTTCCGTAATAAGAAAAAACGCTGAAGAAGCGGCGATGCCACCCACTACCAATCAGCCGCCGGTACCGTCTGCGGGTGCAATATGTCCCTTAGCTTCCAATAGCCTCAATGATATAAGTTCTAATGTAAATGGTTTTAGCGGTCCCATTATTCTTGCATGCGCCGACGGTTCTGTACCCGCGCCGTCAGCAAATTCTTCGCAGCAGACGTGTACAGCTTGTTTGCCCGGTGAATCAAGTCCATGTGAGCCAAGCGAAATTGCGTTTTATAAATATACGCCGCCGACTGTTATTGCGGGCGGAAGTAATGAAGAATTAATAGTTTTTTGTATAAATAATGATGTATTATATAAACAGGTGACCACAAGCAATGGAACTACTACTGACTACCCAGTTGCGAATAATATCGGCAGTATTAATTTTCAATAACCATATTGATAATAATCTATCAAAAAACTTTATTTAAATTAATATAAATTTGCAGAAAAAATCCTAAAAATATTATTAAAGACTTTATTTAAAATTAATATAAATTTACAGAAAAAAATCTAAAGGATATTATGGTAAAATTTATCAAAAACAGGGTTATAAAGTCAAATAGCGGAATATCTATAATATTTGCCATTATTATAATTATTTTAATGGGGCTGGCTGGTTCCGTCTTTGCGTATCTTATGGCTTCAAGCAGCATAAATTCAAGACAGAGCTTAACAAGTGCCGCCGCGAAATATGCTGCTAAATCAGGTATAGAAATTGCAGCGTATGAGCTCAACAACAGTAATAATCGTAATAATGGTAACAATGGTAATAATGGTAATAACGGTAATAACGGTAATAACGGTAACAATACTACTGCATTCAATCCTGCCGGTTTTTCAGGTACGTCACCGACCGGTCTAAACTGTCCGAATAATGTTGTTTTGCCTTACGGTGTTTCCGATGGAAATTTAACCCAGCCTCCATATTATATTTATAGTTATAATCTTTATTCTGGCGGTTCGAATATCGGCGTTGATAATTATACACCTGCGTTTTGCGCTGTGGTGCAACAATATCAACCAAATACAACACAACCGCCAATAAGCAGTCAATGTAAATCTACTTGGATTATTACATCCAACGGATTTGCAGGCGGCACGGTCAGGTCTGTCAGCGCGGAAGTCGGTACTGAGTGCCCTACCACTACCACTACTATTATTTTCGTAGAAAATGAAGTGGCTAATAACAATGCTAATAATAATTAACGCGCTGCTGCCCATTTTTTATACATTAGAATAGTATGCGCAAGCCGCATAAAGCGTGAGTAATTTAAAAAACAGATATTACGCGGTTCATATCTGAATTTTTTGCTATGGCGAATAAAAAATACAAGTTCACAAATAAGATAGCATTATGCTTCAGATTATATATAATTTTCAGATTGTAATTTTTGCTTGATTCTATACTCTGTTTACATTACACTATTATATAAAGAATAGGTTGTAAAAAGACAAAAAGATTAGAAGAAGAAATAATAAAATAATAAAAATAAAATAGAAAAATACTAAAATACTAACATAATTATACAAAAATAATCACGGGAGGGTGTGTATTATGATAGCCGGCATCTCATCTTTTCAGCAGCCGCAAGCAAGTCAACCGAATATTTCACAGGATACGTCGAGTCTTGTCGCAGTTGCGCGTAAAACAGCGGTTTCTTTCCAGAACGACGTCAGCAGTGTTAATGCGTTAACAAACAAAGTTATGCAGAGCAATGAAAAATATTATAATAATCGCGGCGGTATAGTGCCAATCAATAACAATATTAATACAGTCGTTTAAAAATATTAATTCAATAATATGTTAAATACAGCACTTTATGCCATTAATTTTGGCGAATTCTTTTTTGAGAATCTTGACTGTTTCGGTAATCTCGTAAAAATTGGACTTAAAGAAATTGTTTTAATTCATGTTATTGATATAAAAAAACTTCAGCATAGTCTTTATTCGCGCTACGACAAAGAAGACGAAGAAAAAATAAGAAAAACATCGGAAATCAGGCTTGAAGATATTAAAAAAAATTTAGAAAAGTACGGTTTCGGCGTAAGTTACGTCATAAAAGTAGGCAATATTGCCGATGAAATAGTTAAAGAGGCGGATAGGGAAGATATTGATTTTATTGTTCTTGATAAAAAAACCGCAGGAAGGGTAAATTCTTTTTTTTCATTTTACGATTCGCCGCTTTACGATATAATCGCTAAATCAAGTAAACCGGTATTAATAACCAAGCGAGTCTTGATGCATTCGTCTAGTCTTATAAAAAATGACGAAAAAGATAATCTGGATTGTAAAAACACATTTACCGATGTAGTTTTTGCGACGGATTTTTCAGAATCATCCCTTAAAGCAATTACAGTTTTAGACAAGATACCGTCCGATATCATTAAAACTATGACGTTGTTTACAGTTATAGACGAAAAATACATCAGAAATTTAGACAAAAACGCGCTTGAATCATTTGAGCATGACATTGCCGAAAAATTTGAGGGTATAATAGAGGATTTGCGCTATAGATATTCTAAAGAAAAAAATAATCTCAATATTGCCGTCAGGAAAGGGACGCCGTGTAAAGAGATAACGGATTTTATAGAGCAAACGGACAAGAAGCTGCTCGTTATAGGATATAAAGGCGAGGCAAAAGAGAAATTTAAAGAAATATTCCTCGGAAGCACGGCTCAAAGGCTTATAGGAGCTCTGCCTTGTTCAATCCTCGTAGTTAAATAAGAAGTTAAATAAGAAGTTAAATAAGAAGTTAAATAAAACAATTCATAGCTGAATGAAAATAAATAAAATAAATAGTATAGTTAAATAAATAATATAAATAATATAGTTAAAAAAATAAATAAAATAAATAAAATAAATAGAATAGAATAGATAAATAGATAAATAGATAGATAGATATATCAATATTTAATAAAAAAGTTGCATAAATATACAATAATACAATAATACAATACAATATAAAATTAGGTAATGGCGACAGATCCGCTTAAAAAATTTCATAATGAAAATTGGCACACCCCTGAGGGCAGGCTTGTCAGAGAGTTTGTTTTCGGCATCAACGACGGATTAGTTACTACAATAGGTTTTGTAGCCGGTGTCACCGGCGCTCTTGTAAATACCAGAATAGTCCTTATGTCGGGCATGGCAGAGGTTGTGGCCGGCACTATATCTATGTTTTTCGGCGCCTATCTTGCTACGAAATCACAGAATGAATTTTATATGAAGGAAATAAACAGGGAAAAAAGGGAAATAAAAGAAGACCCTGCGCATGAAGAAGAAGAAATATATGAAATATATCAGGACAAAGGCTTCACGGTTGAAGAAATCAAACCTATTGTAAAAAGATTGATGTCTGACAGGCGGCTGCTGCTAAGTTTTATGGTATCGGATGAACTTGGTATAGGAAGCGATTATCATGAAAATCCTATAAAACTTGCTTTATATACGGGAGTGTCTTTTTTGGCAGGCGGAATACCGCCGCTGCTGCCTTATTTTTTTATTAAAAACTCGTCCATTGCCGTAGTTATTTCCATTTTATTTTCAATTTTCGTGCTGATATTTACCGGACTTGCAAAATCTAAAATAACAAAAACAAAGCCGTTCAAAAGTGCGCTGGAGGTTGTTATAATAGGCGGCATTGCAGCGGCGATAGGATTTATTGCTGGGAGGTTCATCGCATTTTATTAACCGCACAAACTTCACTGATTTAAGCATAATCAAATGTTTTGCAATGCAGCATACGTCAAATCAGTTCCATATATTGTAGCACACAAACTTCACTGATATTAAAATCAAATGTTTTTATTATTGGCAGTGAAGCCGTGTTAATATCTACTGGTCAG from Candidatus Acididesulfobacter guangdongensis harbors:
- a CDS encoding type II toxin-antitoxin system VapC family toxin, which encodes MNYLLDTHVFLWFASDDIKLSPVAKEIIENGKNNIYLSSASVWELSIKIIIGKLKLKKDLNKFIAENIARYAYIPLPVTIPHALEISKLPEIHKDPFDRMLVAQALAEKMKIITSDSYIRKYNVKTAW
- the tnpA gene encoding IS200/IS605 family transposase; its protein translation is MRYNTNKGNHSVYCLQFHYVACVKYRRKILTGKISERLKEINKSVAEHFGIDIIEQETDKDHLHILFSSKPQIEISKFVNSLKSVSARLLFREFSEIKKQLWNGHLWSPSYFLATTGQVTLDILKKYVESQNAKDL
- a CDS encoding prepilin-type N-terminal cleavage/methylation domain-containing protein — encoded protein: MNLNILKNGKGFSLLEIVITIIILGISLTAILESFIAGSAASVRIANEITATNLAKQYMADLNYCSEGGSVINTAGNTNGVCSNFNAASSKGGSSGSIWSKGATIDSYIFQSPQVQQINNECFYTAFYPSGTNEYPTQYITLNDPTGFNSGDVTINPSPISSPVQPQADTSYILLAVVKTEWFNNNVDGGNCTSSFNPSADANYPSVTLTMIFTNYYNTNTGG
- a CDS encoding prepilin-type N-terminal cleavage/methylation domain-containing protein codes for the protein MNLTKRILEQSEHKKDKKTLKISEDFHKNYKEQTKKDNIFRNGMYINNSGFTLIELVMTILLTGIMAVGLYQVIMFGINNYVSNENSLYMSNSLSNASSVIRKNAEEAAMPPTTNQPPVPSAGAICPLASNSLNDISSNVNGFSGPIILACADGSVPAPSANSSQQTCTACLPGESSPCEPSEIAFYKYTPPTVIAGGSNEELIVFCINNDVLYKQVTTSNGTTTDYPVANNIGSINFQ
- a CDS encoding universal stress protein — its product is MLNTALYAINFGEFFFENLDCFGNLVKIGLKEIVLIHVIDIKKLQHSLYSRYDKEDEEKIRKTSEIRLEDIKKNLEKYGFGVSYVIKVGNIADEIVKEADREDIDFIVLDKKTAGRVNSFFSFYDSPLYDIIAKSSKPVLITKRVLMHSSSLIKNDEKDNLDCKNTFTDVVFATDFSESSLKAITVLDKIPSDIIKTMTLFTVIDEKYIRNLDKNALESFEHDIAEKFEGIIEDLRYRYSKEKNNLNIAVRKGTPCKEITDFIEQTDKKLLVIGYKGEAKEKFKEIFLGSTAQRLIGALPCSILVVK